A genome region from Erigeron canadensis isolate Cc75 chromosome 3, C_canadensis_v1, whole genome shotgun sequence includes the following:
- the LOC122591321 gene encoding protein LONG AFTER FAR-RED 3 isoform X2 → MSGGWSALLVLGFSIILSLDIHHNSDEWRHRRQISAELMIRNGSIYTSDSSLPFADSMAILHSRVLRIGTYSFVKQVSGDGTKELNLEGKIVVPGFIDSHVHLIPGGLQMARVKVRGVNSKHDFILKVKEAVENMKEGSWLLGGGWNNDFWGGELPSASWIDDITPHHPVWLTRMDGHMGFANSLAMKIAGVTSSMEDPDGGTISRNADGEPTGLMIDSAMKVIDSCIPEVSVEERRQALHRASKYALMNGVTTVVDMGRYFPGVPIESSWEDFSDVYKWADLSGKMMIRVCLFFPLPTWSHVLDTVKSAGRKLSQWIYIGGVKAFADGSLGSNSALFHEPYADEPLNNGLQVTDVESLYNMTVKSDESGLQVAIHAIGDKANDLVLDMYKSVATTNGKRDRRFRIEHAQHLAPGSATKFGEQGIVASVQPDHLLDDADSAVKKIGIERAQKGSYLFQSLHASNALVAFGSDWPISIL, encoded by the exons ATTCAGATGAATGGAGGCATCGGCGGCAGATTAGTGCTGAATTGATGATCAGAAATGGAAGCATATATACCAGCGATTCATCACTTCCGTTTGCTGATTCCATGGCTATCCTTCACTCCCGAGTTCTCCGCATTGGCACCTATTCCTTTGTCAAG CAAGTTTCTGGAGATGGGACCAAAGAGTTAAATCTTGAGGGAAAAATTGTTGTGCCAGGATTTATCGACTCTCATGTCCACTTGATTCCTGGAGGACTCCAG ATGGCACGAGTAAAAGTGCGAGGCGTGAACTCAAAACATGACTTCATATTAAAGGTCAAAGAAGCAGTTGAAA ACATGAAAGAAGGTTCATGGTTGTTGGGTGGCGGATGGAATAATGATTTTTGGGGAGGAGAGTTGCCATCAGCCTCTTGGATTGATGATATTACTCCTCATCATCCT GTATGGCTTACAAGGATGGATGGTCACATGGGTTTTGCTAACTCCCTGGCTATGAAAATAGCTGGTGTTACTAGTAGTATGGAAGATCCAGATGGTGGAACCATTAGCAGAAATGCAGATGGAG AACCTACAGGCTTGATGATTGATTCTGCAATGAAGGTTATTGATTCCTGCATTCCAGAAGTTTCAGTAGAAGAAAGAAGGCAAGCTTTACACCGAGCTAGTAAGTATGCGTTGATGAATGGTGTCACAACAGTTGTTGATATGGGAAGATATTTTCCTGGAGTACCGATAGAAAGTTCATGGGAAGATTTTTCAG ATGTTTACAAATGGGCTGATTTATCGGGAAAAATGATGATCAGGGTTTGCCTTTTCTTTCCACTGCCAACATGGTCACATGTGCTT GATACAGTAAAATCCGCAGGCCGTAAGCTGAGCCAGTGGATATACATAGGCGGTGTTAAGGCTTTTGCTGATGGATCCTTGGGGTCAAACAGTGCGCTTTTTCACGAG CCGTATGCTGATGAGCCTTTGAATAATGGCCTCCAAGTTACAGATGTAGAAAGTTTATATAACATGACTGTTAAATCTGATGAATCTGGCCTTCag GTTGCTATTCATGCTATTGGAGACAAAGCCAATGACTTGGTCTTGGATATGTACAAATCAGTTGCTACAACGAATGGGAAACGGGATCGGAGATTTCGG ATTGAACACGCTCAACATTTGGCTCCTGGAAGTGCAACCAAGTTTGGTGAACAGGGAATTGTTGCTTCAGTGCAG CCAGATCATCTGCTGGATGATGCTGACTCTGCAGTTAAAAAGATTGGGATCGAGCGGGCGCAGAAAGGATCTTATTTATTTCAATCACTTCATGCTAGCAATGCACTTGTAGCATTTGGTTCTGATTGGCCT ATATCAATCCTTTGA
- the LOC122591321 gene encoding protein LONG AFTER FAR-RED 3 isoform X1 translates to MSGGWSALLVLGFSIILSLDIHHNSDEWRHRRQISAELMIRNGSIYTSDSSLPFADSMAILHSRVLRIGTYSFVKQVSGDGTKELNLEGKIVVPGFIDSHVHLIPGGLQMARVKVRGVNSKHDFILKVKEAVENMKEGSWLLGGGWNNDFWGGELPSASWIDDITPHHPVWLTRMDGHMGFANSLAMKIAGVTSSMEDPDGGTISRNADGEPTGLMIDSAMKVIDSCIPEVSVEERRQALHRASKYALMNGVTTVVDMGRYFPGVPIESSWEDFSDVYKWADLSGKMMIRVCLFFPLPTWSHVLDTVKSAGRKLSQWIYIGGVKAFADGSLGSNSALFHEPYADEPLNNGLQVTDVESLYNMTVKSDESGLQVAIHAIGDKANDLVLDMYKSVATTNGKRDRRFRIEHAQHLAPGSATKFGEQGIVASVQPDHLLDDADSAVKKIGIERAQKGSYLFQSLHASNALVAFGSDWPVADINPLNSIKTAIRRIPPGWDKAWNSAECMKLDDALNAYTISAARACFLDEDIGSLSAGKIADFVILTGHTWDDFITQETISVAATYVGGVQAYP, encoded by the exons ATTCAGATGAATGGAGGCATCGGCGGCAGATTAGTGCTGAATTGATGATCAGAAATGGAAGCATATATACCAGCGATTCATCACTTCCGTTTGCTGATTCCATGGCTATCCTTCACTCCCGAGTTCTCCGCATTGGCACCTATTCCTTTGTCAAG CAAGTTTCTGGAGATGGGACCAAAGAGTTAAATCTTGAGGGAAAAATTGTTGTGCCAGGATTTATCGACTCTCATGTCCACTTGATTCCTGGAGGACTCCAG ATGGCACGAGTAAAAGTGCGAGGCGTGAACTCAAAACATGACTTCATATTAAAGGTCAAAGAAGCAGTTGAAA ACATGAAAGAAGGTTCATGGTTGTTGGGTGGCGGATGGAATAATGATTTTTGGGGAGGAGAGTTGCCATCAGCCTCTTGGATTGATGATATTACTCCTCATCATCCT GTATGGCTTACAAGGATGGATGGTCACATGGGTTTTGCTAACTCCCTGGCTATGAAAATAGCTGGTGTTACTAGTAGTATGGAAGATCCAGATGGTGGAACCATTAGCAGAAATGCAGATGGAG AACCTACAGGCTTGATGATTGATTCTGCAATGAAGGTTATTGATTCCTGCATTCCAGAAGTTTCAGTAGAAGAAAGAAGGCAAGCTTTACACCGAGCTAGTAAGTATGCGTTGATGAATGGTGTCACAACAGTTGTTGATATGGGAAGATATTTTCCTGGAGTACCGATAGAAAGTTCATGGGAAGATTTTTCAG ATGTTTACAAATGGGCTGATTTATCGGGAAAAATGATGATCAGGGTTTGCCTTTTCTTTCCACTGCCAACATGGTCACATGTGCTT GATACAGTAAAATCCGCAGGCCGTAAGCTGAGCCAGTGGATATACATAGGCGGTGTTAAGGCTTTTGCTGATGGATCCTTGGGGTCAAACAGTGCGCTTTTTCACGAG CCGTATGCTGATGAGCCTTTGAATAATGGCCTCCAAGTTACAGATGTAGAAAGTTTATATAACATGACTGTTAAATCTGATGAATCTGGCCTTCag GTTGCTATTCATGCTATTGGAGACAAAGCCAATGACTTGGTCTTGGATATGTACAAATCAGTTGCTACAACGAATGGGAAACGGGATCGGAGATTTCGG ATTGAACACGCTCAACATTTGGCTCCTGGAAGTGCAACCAAGTTTGGTGAACAGGGAATTGTTGCTTCAGTGCAG CCAGATCATCTGCTGGATGATGCTGACTCTGCAGTTAAAAAGATTGGGATCGAGCGGGCGCAGAAAGGATCTTATTTATTTCAATCACTTCATGCTAGCAATGCACTTGTAGCATTTGGTTCTGATTGGCCT GTAGCAGATATCAATCCTTTGAATAGCATAAAGACTGCAATTAGGAGAATACCTCCTGGTTGGGATAAAGCTTGGAACTCAGCAGAGTGCATGAAGCTGGATGATGCATTAAACGC GTACACTATTTCTGCAGCTCGTGCATGCTTCCTTGACGAGGATATAGGATCATTATCTGCTGGCAAGATTGCTGACTTTGTAATACTGACCGGTCATACCTGGGACGATTTCATAACTCAAGAAACCATTTCAGTTGCTGCAACATATGTTGGTGGCGTGCAGGCTTATCCTTGA
- the LOC122591321 gene encoding protein LONG AFTER FAR-RED 3 isoform X3 — MSGGWSALLVLGFSIILSLDIHHNSDEWRHRRQISAELMIRNGSIYTSDSSLPFADSMAILHSRVLRIGTYSFVKQVSGDGTKELNLEGKIVVPGFIDSHVHLIPGGLQMARVKVRGVNSKHDFILKVKEAVENMKEGSWLLGGGWNNDFWGGELPSASWIDDITPHHPVWLTRMDGHMGFANSLAMKIAGVTSSMEDPDGGTISRNADGEPTGLMIDSAMKVIDSCIPEVSVEERRQALHRASKYALMNGVTTVVDMGRYFPGVPIESSWEDFSDVYKWADLSGKMMIRVCLFFPLPTWSHVLDTVKSAGRKLSQWIYIGGVKAFADGSLGSNSALFHEPYADEPLNNGLQVTDVESLYNMTVKSDESGLQVAIHAIGDKANDLVLDMYKSVATTNGKRDRRFRIEHAQHLAPGSATKFGEQGIVASVQIICWMMLTLQLKRLGSSGRRKDLIYFNHFMLAMHL, encoded by the exons ATTCAGATGAATGGAGGCATCGGCGGCAGATTAGTGCTGAATTGATGATCAGAAATGGAAGCATATATACCAGCGATTCATCACTTCCGTTTGCTGATTCCATGGCTATCCTTCACTCCCGAGTTCTCCGCATTGGCACCTATTCCTTTGTCAAG CAAGTTTCTGGAGATGGGACCAAAGAGTTAAATCTTGAGGGAAAAATTGTTGTGCCAGGATTTATCGACTCTCATGTCCACTTGATTCCTGGAGGACTCCAG ATGGCACGAGTAAAAGTGCGAGGCGTGAACTCAAAACATGACTTCATATTAAAGGTCAAAGAAGCAGTTGAAA ACATGAAAGAAGGTTCATGGTTGTTGGGTGGCGGATGGAATAATGATTTTTGGGGAGGAGAGTTGCCATCAGCCTCTTGGATTGATGATATTACTCCTCATCATCCT GTATGGCTTACAAGGATGGATGGTCACATGGGTTTTGCTAACTCCCTGGCTATGAAAATAGCTGGTGTTACTAGTAGTATGGAAGATCCAGATGGTGGAACCATTAGCAGAAATGCAGATGGAG AACCTACAGGCTTGATGATTGATTCTGCAATGAAGGTTATTGATTCCTGCATTCCAGAAGTTTCAGTAGAAGAAAGAAGGCAAGCTTTACACCGAGCTAGTAAGTATGCGTTGATGAATGGTGTCACAACAGTTGTTGATATGGGAAGATATTTTCCTGGAGTACCGATAGAAAGTTCATGGGAAGATTTTTCAG ATGTTTACAAATGGGCTGATTTATCGGGAAAAATGATGATCAGGGTTTGCCTTTTCTTTCCACTGCCAACATGGTCACATGTGCTT GATACAGTAAAATCCGCAGGCCGTAAGCTGAGCCAGTGGATATACATAGGCGGTGTTAAGGCTTTTGCTGATGGATCCTTGGGGTCAAACAGTGCGCTTTTTCACGAG CCGTATGCTGATGAGCCTTTGAATAATGGCCTCCAAGTTACAGATGTAGAAAGTTTATATAACATGACTGTTAAATCTGATGAATCTGGCCTTCag GTTGCTATTCATGCTATTGGAGACAAAGCCAATGACTTGGTCTTGGATATGTACAAATCAGTTGCTACAACGAATGGGAAACGGGATCGGAGATTTCGG ATTGAACACGCTCAACATTTGGCTCCTGGAAGTGCAACCAAGTTTGGTGAACAGGGAATTGTTGCTTCAGTGCAG ATCATCTGCTGGATGATGCTGACTCTGCAGTTAAAAAGATTGGGATCGAGCGGGCGCAGAAAGGATCTTATTTATTTCAATCACTTCATGCTAGCAATGCACTTGTAG